Proteins encoded within one genomic window of Rhododendron vialii isolate Sample 1 chromosome 1a, ASM3025357v1:
- the LOC131326498 gene encoding heat shock 70 kDa protein 4-like codes for MPCRCKYRCIDKNTVHEVVLVGGSTRIPKIQQLLQDFFDGKKLCKSINPDEAVAYGAAVQAAILIGEGNEKLQDFLLLDVTLFSLGIETKGGVMTVLVPRNTTIPTLKEHILLMFSDNQQGILIQVYEGESARAKDNNLKEILNSGLNW; via the coding sequence ATGCCTTGTCGATGCAAATATCGTTGTATCGATAAAAATACGGTTCATGAGGTTGTTCTTGTCGGTGGGTCCACCCGGATTCCGAAGATACAACAATTACTGCAGGATTTTTTCGACGGAAAAAAGCTATGTAAGAGTATTAACCCAGATGAGGCTGTGGCATATGGGGCGGCGGTACAAGCAGCGATTTTAATCGGCGAAGGGAATGAGAAGTTGCAAGACTTTTTATTGCTCGATGTAACGCTGTTTAGTTTGGGTATAGAAACGAAGGGTGGGGTTATGACTGTTTTGGTTCCAAGAAACACGACAATACCAACTCTGAAGGAGCACATTTTGTTGATGTTTTCGGATAATCAGCAGGGGATTTTGATTCAGGTTTATGAAGGGGAAAGTGCGAGGGCTAAGGATAATAATCTTAAAGAGATTCTGAATTCTGGACTGAATTGGTAA
- the LOC131303691 gene encoding heat shock 70 kDa protein-like: protein MGTSNKAIGIDLGTKYSCVGVWHNDRVEIIPNDQGNRTTPSYVAFTDTERLIGDAAKNQVAMNPQNIVSNTKRLIGRRISDPSVQSDIKLWPFKVAPGPGNHPMIVVNFKGEEKQFAAEQISSMVLVKMRETAENFLGQSVKNAVIAVPAYFNNSQRQATIDAGAISGMNVVRIINESNAAAITYGFDKKGSMKGEQNVLIFDLGGGSSDVSILTIAEEVFEVKAMAGDTHLGGEDFDNRMVNHFVAEFRRKHKKDVSGNSRALRRLRTACERAKWTLSSAPQATIEIDSLYEGVDFYPTITRARFEELNMDLFTKCMELVEKCLRDAKIDKNLVDEVVLVGGSTHIPKIQELLQDFFNGKELCKSINPDEAVAYGAAVQAAILTGEVQDLLLLLDVTPYSLGLEMEGGVMTVLIPRNETIPAKKEQIFSTLLDNQPGFLIQVYEVERARVKDNNLLGKFELTGFPLALSGVPQINVIFDIDANGILNVTAEDKTAGVLKSRITITYDKGGLSKEEIGRMAGDTEKYKLEDEEARRKVEAGNALENYGISSSIFSFH from the coding sequence ATGGGTACTAGTAACAAGGCCATCGGAATCGACCTCGGCACGAAGTACAGCTGCGTAGGGGTGTGGCATAACGACCGAGTCGAAATCATCCCAAACGACCAAGGCAACCGAACCACCCCTTCCTACGTCGCCTTCACTGACACCGAGCGCCTAATCGGCGACGCCGCCAAAAACCAAGTCGCCATGAACCCACAAAACATTGTTTCCAACACCAAACGCCTCATCGGCCGCCGAATCTCCGATCCCTCCGTCCAATCCGACATCAAACTTTGGCCCTTCAAAGTAGCTCCGGGTCCTGGCAACCATCCCATGATCGTCGTCAATTTCAAAGGGGAAGAGAAGCAATTCGCTGCCGAACAAATATCGAGCATGGTCTTGGTGAAGATGAGGGAAACGGCGGAGAATTTTCTTGGGCAATCGGTGAAAAATGCCGTTATTGCGGTCCCGGCGTATTTCAACAATTCGCAGCGGCAGGCGACGATTGACGCTGGAGCGATTTCGGGAATGAACGTTGTGAGGATTATTAACGAGTCGAACGCGGCTGCAATTACGTACGGGTTCGACAAGAAGGGTTCAATGAAAGGGGAGCAGAACGTGCTGATTTTTGACTTGGGTGGAGGAAGTTCCGATGTTTCGATTTTGACTATCGCAGAGGAGGTTTTCGAAGTGAAAGCTATGGCGGGGGATACCCACTTGGGTGGGGAGGACTTCGATAACAGAATGGTGAATCATTTCGTGGCGGAGTTTCGGAGGAAGCACAAGAAGGATGTAAGTGGAAACTCAAGGGCGTTGAGGCGGTTGAGAACCGCTTGTGAGAGAGCAAAATGGACTCTATCGTCGGCTCCTCAGGCAACGATAGAGATCGATTCATTATACGAAGGGGTTGATTTTTACCCCACGATTACCCGGGCGAGGTTCGAGGAATTGAACATGGATTTGTTTACAAAGTGTATGGAGCTCGTCGAGAAATGCCTTCGCGATGCGAAAATCGATAAAAATTTGGTTGATGAAGTCGTCCTTGTCGGTGGGTCCACCCACATTCCAAAGATACAAGAATTACTGCAGGATTTCTTCAACGGAAAAGAGCTATGTAAGAGTATTAACCCAGATGAGGCCGTGGCATACGGGGCTGCAGTTCAGGCGGCGATTTTAACCGGCGAGGTGCAGGATTTGTTGTTATTGCTCGATGTAACGCCGTATAGTTTGGGGTTAGAAATGGAGGGTGGGGTTATGACTGTTTTGATTCCAAGAAACGAGACGATTCCAGCTAAGAAGGAGCAGATTTTCTCGACGTTGTTGGATAATCAGCCTGGTTTTTTGATTcaggtttatgaagtggaaagaGCGAGAGTTAAGGATAATAATCTGCTGGGGAAATTCGAATTGACTGGATTTCCCCTTGCGCTGAGCGGGGTCCCGCAGATCAATGTGATTTTCGATATAGATGCGAATGGGATTTTGAACGTGACGGCGGAGGACAAGACGGCGGGGGTACTAAAGAGTAGGATTACGATAACGTACGATAAAGGGGGGTTGAGTAAGGAGGAGATTGGGAGGATGGCGGGGGACACGGAGAAGTATAAGTTGGAGGACGAAGAGGCGAGGAGGAAGGTGGAGGCAGGGAACGCGTTGGAGAATTATGGTatctcttcttccattttttcatttcattag